The genomic window TACCGGAGTATCGCTCAAGCCGGAGGCATCCACTCCGGGAGGGTGCGGTCGGGGATCAGGTCACAGGTCGTCGTGCCGTCGAACCAGCCCGCACTCGACCACTTCCATTCCGACGGCCGACTGACGAGGCCACGGCGCACCGGGTTTGCGTGCACGTAGTCGATCATCGACATGAGGGTTTTCGGCTCCCACACATTCCGATCGTAGCCGCCACCTGCCTGCCAGAACAGCCGTTCGGTCTGGTCCCCTCTCGAGCGAGAGATCCGAGGGAGCCAATCCGGGGCATTCTCCGCGATGTACGCGACCCCCTTGCGCCCCACCGGCTCCTTGATCGCCTTGCGGATCACGGCCATGCGGTACACGGGCCTCCTTGGGAGAAGGATTATATGCATGTGTTCTGGCATGAAGACGAAGGCCCAGAGTGCGAAATCGAGGGCCAGCCGGGCCTCTTGAATCGACTCGCATAACCATTGGCATGTACGTTCGGCAGACAGGAACCGAAAGCGGCGATAACAGGAGAATGTCAGCTCATGAGCCTCTCCCGGCTCGTCGCTGGTTCGCCTCTTCGATCGGCGGGCGTGGTTTTTCATCACGAGATGAGAATAGCGCCATGACGTCCACGCCGCAAGGACCTCCTCCGCGACCATGGCGGCAGAACCGCAAGGAGGACACAGCAAACCTCTCGGGTGGCCGCGGTAGAGCCGCAGGCGATACCGCGGGATCGCCTCGGCATCCGTGCCGAGCCTCGCGCACCGCCACGGCCCGCCCCTCGTGGTGTCGTTGCGCGTCCGCCACGGCCGCCCACGGCCCGCTCGTCCCCCGGCCGACTATCCCACCCCGCCGAAAATATTCTCCGGCCTCCCTCGAATCCCCCTTGCGGCCTCCTACAAGTCGTAGTAAGTTTGCTACTACAAGCTGTAGATGAGGTCGGCCGAAGTGGCGAGGGATCGTGGCATGGGGAATCAGCCGGGGCTGAGCGACGCGGAGCGTGATGTCCTTCGGGTGCTCTGGGACGGCGGGCCGGGGACGGTCCGGGAGGTCCGGGAGCGGCTCGGGGGGCGTGGGCGGGCGTGGGCGTACACGACGGTGGCGACCCTGCTGCAGCGGCTCCACGCGAAGGGGTATGCGGTCCCGGACGCGACCGCCGTGCCGCACGTGTACCGGGCGGGCGTGAGCCGCGAGGAGCTGCTGGACCGCCGCCTCAAGGACGCGGCGGAGGAGCTCTGCGACGGCCGCGCGGCGCCCCTGGTGCTGGCCCTCGTCCAGGGCAACAAGTTCTCGCCCGAGGAGCTGGCGAGGCTCCGCCGCATGCTGGCCGAGGCGGCCGAGCGGGAGAGCGAGAAGAAGGGCCGCGACGGCGGCAAGGCCCCCTCGGCCTGACGCGAGGGCCGATCGATCCGCGGGCGCGGAAGGGACGTTGGATTTCCTCCCAGGGTTCGAGGAGGTCGCTCATGCTCTACTGGTTCGCGGAGACGACGCTCGTGGCCGGCCTGCTCGCCGCCGCCGCGGCCCTCGCCGGCCGGCTGCGGGCCCTGGACGCCCCGGCGCGGCACCTGCTCTGGGTCCTCGTGCTCGTCAAGCTCGTGACGCCGCCGCTGGTCCGGTCGCCCTGGGCCGTGGCCCTGCCCCCGGCCCTGGTCGGGGCCGGCCGGCCCGTCGCCTCGGATGCGACCGTGGCCCCGGCCGCGACGGCGAGCCCGCCGGGCCGCGATGCGATGGGGGCCCCCGGGGCCACGCCGGCGGCCTCGGCGCGGCCGGTCTCGCTCTCGACCGTCGATCCGCCCGGCCGGCCGATCGCGCGGGAGCCGGCCGCGGCGGTCCTCCGCGAGCTCGTCGTCGAGGAGGGCCTGAGGGCCTTCCGCCGCGGCGGGGCGGGCCCGAAGGCCGAGGCCGAGGCCGAGCCCGCCGCCCCCGCCGCATGGCTCCCCGCGGCGGCCCGCTGGCTGATGCTGGGCTGGGCCGCGGGCGCGGCGGCGCTGGCGGCGGTCCAGGGCCGTCGGATCCTGGCCTTCCGCGGGCGGCTCCGCGAGGCGGTCCCCGCGCCGGGGTGGCTCGTCGAGGAGGCCGAGCGCGTGGGCGAATCCCTGCGGGTCCGCCCGCCGGAGGTCCTCGCCGCGGCGGGGCTCGGCACCCCCCTGCTCTGGTGCCTGGGCCGGCCGAAGCTCCTGGTGCCCGCCCACCTGATCAAGTCGCTCGACGCGGGCTCATGGCCGGGCATCCTCGCCCACGAGCTGGCCCACCTCCGGCGCGGGGACCACTGGGTCGCCCGGCTCGAGCTGGCCGCCGGGCTGCTCTGGTGGTGGAACCCGCTCTACTGGGTCGCCCGCCGCCGGATCGACGCCGAGGCCGAGCTCGCCTGCGACGCCTGGGTCGTCTCCGCCCTGCCCCGCGACCGCCACGCCTACGCCGAGGTCCTGCTCCAGATCTGTTCCGAGATGTCCCTTCAACGGCCGAGCCTCGCGCCCGCCCCCGCCCTGGGCGTCGCCGGCTCCGGCCGATTCCTCGAGAGGAGGTTGCTCATGGTCCTGAACGCCCATCGCGACGATCCGTCCGCCTGCCGCATCACCCCCCTGCCGCTGGCCGCGGCCTGCCTGCTGGGCCTGCTCGCCCTGCCCTCGTGGTCGCTGGCGAAGCCGGTCGAGCCGGCCGCCGCCCTCGCCGCCCAGCCGCCCGACGCGGCGGCCGCCGCCGTCGAGGAGGACGAGCCGTCCGACGAGGACGCCTCCATCGCCTTCGCGGACGACGACGATGACGACGACGACAAGGACAAGGAGAAGCACAAGCCGAAGGCCCAGGCCCGCCCCGAGAAGCACGAGAAGCAGGAGAAGCACGAGGCGAAGGAGGAGGACGACGACGACAAGGACGACGAGGCCGAGGCCTTCGCCGCCGAGGTCGAGAAGACGGTGGAGGAGGCGCTCGGGCCGGACTTCGAGAAGGACATGGAGGCCTGGGGCGAGAAGTTAGGCAAGGAGATGGAGGAGAGGTTCGGCGACGGCTCCGAGTTCCAGAAGAAGATGGAAGCCTTCGGGAAGGAGATGGAGAAGAAGTTCGGCGAGGGCTCCGAGTTCCAGAAGAAGATGGAAGCGTTCGGCAAGGAGATGGAGAAGAAGTTCGGCGAGGGCTCCGAATTCGAGAAGAAGATGGAGGCCTTCGGCAAGAAGATGGAGCAGAAGTTCGGCCCGGGCTCCGAGTTCGAGAAGAAGATGAAGGAGAAGGCCGAGGCGGCCGAGCAGAAGGCCAGGGCCAAGGCGGACGACGCCCACGGCAAGGCGAAGGCCGCCCACGACAAGCTGCTCGCCGAGAAGGTGGCTCGCGAGAAGGAGCTGGCCGAGAGGGCCAAGCAGCGAGCCGACCGGGACAGGGAGCGGGCCGACCGCGAGAAGGAGAAGGCCGATCGGGAGAGGGATCGGGCCGACGCCGCCCGGCACAAGGCCGAGGCCGACGCCAAGCACAAGGCCGAGGCGGACGCGAAGCACCCGGCCGATGGGCGGCCGAATCGCGAGCGCCGCATCAAGGACCTCGAGAGCAAGGTCGAGTCGCTCCTCAAGGAGATCAAGTCCCTGAAGGACGAGGACTGACGATCGCCGCAACCCCGTGACCGGACAGCGAAGGCCCCCGCACGCCCCCTCGATCCCCGCCGGGACGAGAGGGGGCGAGGCGGGGGCCCGCCCTTGCGCCCTCGGTCCCGGGGTGGACTCCGGACGCATGGCGTCCCCCGGTGGGAGCCGGCTCCGTCCGGCGACCGGGTGAGCCTCCGCCGGCGTGCCGGGCGGGTATGGTCGAGTGGCGGCGTGGCGCGACGCCGAGGTGTGCCGCGGATGCGGACGGAGCGGTCCGCCGCCGGGGAGACTGGCCTATCCATGGCGCGGGGCCGATCCGGTTCTCCCCCTTATCCAAAGGGGGAGTTTGAGGGGGTGTAGGGTGCGGGCCTCGGCGGTCGAAGACATCCCCCTGTATCCGCCCTGGTAAGGGGGGAAGCGTGTCGGGCGGCGAAGGAGGCCGTCCGGCTCCGCGGCACACCTCGGCGTCGCGTCACAAGGCGGAAACACCACGGCCGGGCGGGCGTCCTGGGGCCGCCGCCCCCTTCTGCTTTACGGAGGCTCACGCGGTCGCCGGGCGGAGCCGGCTCCCACTCGCGAACCACCCCCCGCGCGAAGCCCCCTCCGCATCGGCCTCGCCGGGGTGTTAGGATACGCTTCCCGCGATCAGCCTTCGCCGCCCGGGAAAGCAGGAAGCCATGTTCATGCAAGCCGCCGTGAAACGGTTCGTCGGCCCGTCGATCCTCGCCGCCTGGGGCCTCGTCTCCCCCGCCCTCGCCGCCGGGCCCGGGCCGAATCCGCCGGCGGTCGTCGCGCCGCCCGAATCGTTCTTCCGGCTGGTGGACCCGCCCCATCGGGACGCGGCGAGGGCGTTCTACAAGAAGTACCTCGACATCGAGGGCATGCCGGTCGCGGCGGCCGGCGCGGTGGACGACCGGGCGCTCGTGCGGACGCGCGAGATCGTCGGGAGTATGCTCGCCGGGCGGCCCGACGTCGTGAGGGCGATGGCCGAGCAGAAGATGTACCTCATCATCATCGGCAGGGCCCAGCGCTACACCGACATGCCGGAGTACCGCGACGCCCCCGACCCCGCGTTCCTGAACGAGCGGGTGCGGGGCACGGGCGGCCGGCCGACGAGCTTCGGCGAGGAGAACCTCCTCAGCCTGCCGGAGGACCGCTACGACGACGAGAGCATCGCCGTCCACGAGTTCGCCCACACCATCGACGGGGTGCTCGGCCGCCTCGACCCGGCCTGGCGTGGGCGCCTCCGCGCGACGTATCGCGCCGCGATGGCGAAGGGCCTCTACCGCGACGCCTACGCCGCGAGCAACGCGGGCGAGTACTGGGGCGAGGTCGTCCAGTCCTACTTCGATTGCAACCGCGTCAACAACTGGAACCACGGGCCCGTCGGCACCCGCGAGCAGCTCCGCGCGTACGACCCGGAGGGCTACGAGCTCGTCCGGGGCACCCTGAAGCTCGCCCCCGCGCAGGACTGGCGGTACTCGTGGCTCCAGGCCCTGCCGAAGGTCGAGGCCCCGCCCGCCTCGCGCGGATTCGACGCGTACTACACGAAGCTCACCCTCGCCCGCGGCTTCCCGGTGCTCGGCCACGCCGCCAGCGACGCGGCCCTGCTGCGGGCCAACGAGGTGATCCGCCGGATGTTCGCCTACCGGCACGACATCCTCAAGGCCCTCATCGACGAGGGGGACCGCCTCGTCGTACTCGGCCGCGGCGAGTCGATCGCCGACCTGCCCGAGTGGAAGGCGATGACGGATGACGAGCGGGCGAAGGCGGACGCGCTGGCGCGCTGCCTGGAATATGCCCCCGGCCGGAAGCTCCTGGTCGTCGCGGAGGAGGGCGTGCTGGGCGACCGTTCGGCCCCGCTCGCCGGCGCCGACCCGGTGGTCCGCGTGTTCGCCGGGGCCATCCACGAGGGCACCGGCCGGCGTCCCGTCCAGCCGGACCGCGACCCGCACGCCCGCGACATCCAGCAGTACGAGCTCCGCGTCCGCCGCATGGACGCCCGCTTCGACGCCCGCCTCAATGAGCTGTTCGACGCCTCGGCCGCCGCCCGCAAGTGGCGGGGCACCGCCGCGGCGCTCGGCCGCGAGGCCTACTGGGTCGAGGGGGTCCTCGCCTACTTCGACGCCCAGGGCCAGGTCCCCGCCCCCGAGGACGCCGACGCCCCGATCGCCACGCGCGAGGCCCTCCGCGCCTACGACCCCGGGCTCTTCGACCTCGTCGCCACCACCATGGCCCACCGCGGCAAGGTGGACTGGCGGCTGCCCAGGGACTGACCTCGCGGTCGCGGCCCGCGCCGGACCTCGAGCGGGGCTCGGCTGGGGCGTCTCCCTGCCGCTGATGCTCCCGCTGGGGTTCCCCGATGTCGATGCGTCCGGCCCCCGGCCCCCCGAAAACCCCCTCCCCATGGCGGCGGGCGATCTGGTAACGTACATGGTCCGATCCATGATGTGTCGGGATTTATGTGGATTCTGCGAATTTAATGGAATCGCCGTCGCCGCCGGGGTCAGCCGGCCCGAACCGAACGGATCCGGTCTCCTGCGAGGAAGTCGAGGATCTCATGGGTCAAGAGCGCGATCTGCTGTTCGGCGTGCTGGCGTTCCAGAAGGGGCTGATCGACGCGGACCAGCTCGCGGCGACCTGCGCGATGGACGGCGCCGGGCTCGGGACGGTGGCGGACCGGCTGGTGGGCCGGGAATGCCTGACGGTGGAGCAGCGGGCGGACCTGGAGCGCGAGGTGGACCGCGAGGTGGAGACCTGCGGCGGCGACCCGGCGGCGACCCTGGCCCAGTCGCTCGACGGCCGCAGCCTGGCGGTGCTCGGCGACGTGCCGGGCCTCGCGGCGACCCTGGCGGCCGGCGCCACGGCGTGCCACGTCCCGGCCGCGGCCGGCGTCGCGGAGGGCGGCCGTGCGGACGCCAACGGGAACCCGTATCCGATGCGCTACGGCTCGCTCGGCACGCAGGAGGAGCCGGAGAGCCGCGACCGGTACGCGCGGAGCAGCCTGTACGCCAAGGGGGGCATGGGCCAGGTCTGGCTGGCCCACGACCCGTCGCTGGGCCGCGAGATCGCGCTGAAGGAGTTGCGGCCCGACCAGTCGGACAACGCGTCGGTCACGTCGCGGTTCCTGGCCGAGGCCCGGGTCACCGCGCAGCTCGAGCACCCGGGGATCGTCCCGGTCTACGAGCTCGGCGGCGGCGAGGTCCCCTACTACACGATGCGGTTCATCAAGGGGGGCACGCTCAGCCAGGCCACCCGCGAGTACCACAAGGCCCGGGCCGCCGGCAAGGCCGACCCGCTGGGCCTGGTCAAGCTGCTGGGCGCGTTCGTGGGCGTCTGCCACGCCATCGCCTACGCGCACTCCCGCGGGTTCATCCACCGCGACCTGAAGGGCCAGAACGTCGTCCTCGGGGACTTCGGCGAGGTGATCGTCCTGGACTGGGGGCTCGCCAAGAAGGTCGGCCCCGACCCGCTGGCGGCGGCCCCGGGCCGGCCCGAGGCCGCGGCGCCCGACGAGGCCCCGGTCGTGCTCCCGAAGCCCGGGACGCCGACCCTGGCCGACGGGCCGCGCAACGGCCACGCCGGCCCCAACGGCCAGGACCACGCCCTGACCGCGGCCATGCTGGGCGACCTCACGCTGCCCCCGGACGGGGACGCGACCCATCCCCCGGACGGCACGGTCTTGCAGTCCGGGCCGGGCTTCCACGTCCTGCCCGGCCCGGTGGACGTCACCCAGTGCGGGCAGATCCTCGGCACGCCCGCCTACATGGCCCCGGAGCAGGCCGAGGGACGGCACGAGAAGACGGGCCGCTGGACCGACGTCTACGGCCTGGGGGCCATCCTCTACGAGGTCCTCACCGGCCAGCCCCCCTTCCACGCCAAGACGACGAGCGAGCTGCTCCGCAAGGTCCGCCTGGACCCGCCGCCCCCGCCCCGCAAGATCCACGCGGGCGTGCCGCCGGCGCTGGAGGCCGTCTGCCTGAAGGCCATGGCCAAGGACCCGGCCGGCCGCTACGGATCGGCCACGGAGCTCGCCCAGGAGGTCCAGCGCTACATCGCCGACGAGCCGGTCGACGCGTACGACGAGCCGTGGACCCGCCGCGCCGCCCGCTGGGCCCGCAAGCACCGCACGGCCGTCGCCGGCGCCGCGGGGCTGCTGCTGACCGGGACCGTCGCCCTGGGCATCAGCACGGTGCTCATCGCCCGCGAGCGGACCGAGGTCGTCGCCAAGGAGAAGGTCGCCCGCACCGCGGTCAACGACATGTACGTCGGCTTCGCCAGCAACTGGCTGGAGGACCGCCTGGACCCGGCCCAGCAGGAGACGATGGAGAAGGCCCTGGCCTTCTACGAGAACCTCACCGGCCAGGCCGCGAAGGACCCGGCGGTCCGCCTGGAGCACGGCCAGGCCTACCAGAAGATGGGGGAGATCCACCGCAAGCTCGGCCGCTTCCCCGAGGCCGAGGCCAGCTTCCGGAAGTCGCTCGCGCTCCTGGAGCCGCTGGCCGCCGCGAAGGACGCCGGCCCGGACGCCCGCCGCGCCCTGGCCGCCACGCGGACCCGCCTGGGCGACCTCCTCTTCCGCGACAACCGGGCGGACGAGGCCGACACCCTCTTCCGCGAGGCCGAGGGGGGGATGGCCCCGGCCGTCGCCGCCGCGGACCCGCCCGCCGACGACCGCTGGACGCTCGCCCGGACGCTCCGCAGCCGGGGGTTGCTGCTCCGCCGCAAGGGGGACGCGAAGGCCGCCCGCCCGGCGCTGGAAAAGGCCTGCTCGCTCCTGGAGCAGGTTGCCGCCGCGCTGCCGAAGAATCCGGAGGCCCGCTACGACCTGGCGCAGGCGAGCGACTACCTGGGCCGCGTCGCCTATGACCTCGGCGACATGGCCGCCTACGAGAAGGCCTGCCGCCGGGCCTACACGCTGCTCGACGAGCTGATCGCCGCCGCGCCCACGGTGCCACGCTACCGCGAGGCGATGTCGCACGCGTGCAACGACCTCGGCCAGGTGGCGCGCGCGGCCGGCAAGCCGGAGGAGTGCGAGGTCTCGTGGCGGCGGCAGCTCAAGGAGGCGGAGCGGCTGGCCCAGGACTACCCCGATCGGCCCGAGTACCGGCGGCTCCTCGCCGGCGGCTGCTCCAACCTCGGCGGCATCCTCGCCGAGCAGGAGCGGTTCGACGAGGCCGGGCCGATCCTCCGCCGCGGCATCGCCGAGAACGCCGCGCTGCGGAAGGCGTTCCCCGACGACCGCGAGGTGAGCTTCGACCTGGGGACCTGCGAGTACAACCTCGGCTACCTCCAGTACCACACCGGCCACCCCGAGGAGGCCCTGGCCACGCTGGACCGCGCCCGCGCCCTCGAGCAGGCCCTGGCCGACCGGGAGCCGGCGACCCCGCGCTATCCCCGCCTGCTGGCCATGATCTCCCGCTGCACGGGCGAGGCCCTGGACGCCCTGGGCCGCCCCGGCGCGGAGGAGGCCTACCGGCGCTCCGTGGGCATCCTGGAGAAGCTCACCGCGGCGCATCCGGACGTGATCCACTTCCAGATCGAGTACGCCCAGTGCCTCAACCGCCTGGCGGACAAGCAGGCGTTGGCGAGGCGCAACGACGACGCGGAGGCCTCCTTCGCGAAGGCCCTCGCGGCGCTGGACTCCGCCGAGGCCGGCGGCCGCGGGCGGGCGGCGGGCGTCGCCCTGGCCGCGAGGCTCGAGAAGGCGATGACGCTGAGCAACCGCTCGGTCTTCCGCGACGACGCCGGCCTGCCCGGCGCGGAGGCGTCGCTCCGCGAGTCGATCGGGATCGCCGACAAGCTCGCGGCCGAGGCCCCCTCGCCCCCGCATCGGCAGTTCCTGGCGATCGCCCGCAACAACCTCGGCGAGCAGCTCCTGAAGGCCGGCAAGCCCGCCGAGGCCCTGGACGAGCTGAAGGCCGCGGCCGGCGGCCTCTCCGCGCTCGTCGCCGCGTCGCCGTCCTCGATCAAGAACCGCTTCTACCTGGGCCATGTCCTGGACCAGCAGGGCCAGGCCCTGGCCAGGGCCGGCAAGCCGGACGAAGCCCGGCGCTCGCTCGCGGAGGCGGTCGCCCAGCACAAGGAAGTCGTGAAGCGGACCGAGGGCAAGCTCCCCGAGTATCGAGGCGAGCTCGCCGCGTCGCTGGGCCGCCTGGCCGACGCCTCGCTCGCCGCGGGCGACTACCCCGCCGCCATCGCCGCCGCCGCGGACCTCGCGAGGGCCTCCGCCGAGCCCGCCCGCGGCCACCTCGACGCCGCCCGCCTGCTGGCGAGGGCCGCCATCCAGATCCAGGCCGACGGCAAGCTCGACGCCGCCCGCAAGGACGAGCTCGGCCGCGACTGCCTGGGCCGCACCGTCGTCCAGCTCCGCGAGGCCCTCGACCTGGATCCGAAGCTCGCGACCTCCGTCGAATCCGACCCCGCGATCAAGGACCTCCTCGCCCGCCCGGCCTTCCGGACCATGTTCGACAGCATGATCAAGATCGGCCTGGTCCGCTGAGGGCTCGGCCGACGATCGCCCCGGCCACCCAAATCTGCCCTCTGGATTCACCGCTCCGGGACGCGGGCCCGC from Aquisphaera giovannonii includes these protein-coding regions:
- a CDS encoding BlaI/MecI/CopY family transcriptional regulator produces the protein MGNQPGLSDAERDVLRVLWDGGPGTVREVRERLGGRGRAWAYTTVATLLQRLHAKGYAVPDATAVPHVYRAGVSREELLDRRLKDAAEELCDGRAAPLVLALVQGNKFSPEELARLRRMLAEAAERESEKKGRDGGKAPSA
- a CDS encoding M56 family metallopeptidase gives rise to the protein MLYWFAETTLVAGLLAAAAALAGRLRALDAPARHLLWVLVLVKLVTPPLVRSPWAVALPPALVGAGRPVASDATVAPAATASPPGRDAMGAPGATPAASARPVSLSTVDPPGRPIAREPAAAVLRELVVEEGLRAFRRGGAGPKAEAEAEPAAPAAWLPAAARWLMLGWAAGAAALAAVQGRRILAFRGRLREAVPAPGWLVEEAERVGESLRVRPPEVLAAAGLGTPLLWCLGRPKLLVPAHLIKSLDAGSWPGILAHELAHLRRGDHWVARLELAAGLLWWWNPLYWVARRRIDAEAELACDAWVVSALPRDRHAYAEVLLQICSEMSLQRPSLAPAPALGVAGSGRFLERRLLMVLNAHRDDPSACRITPLPLAAACLLGLLALPSWSLAKPVEPAAALAAQPPDAAAAAVEEDEPSDEDASIAFADDDDDDDDKDKEKHKPKAQARPEKHEKQEKHEAKEEDDDDKDDEAEAFAAEVEKTVEEALGPDFEKDMEAWGEKLGKEMEERFGDGSEFQKKMEAFGKEMEKKFGEGSEFQKKMEAFGKEMEKKFGEGSEFEKKMEAFGKKMEQKFGPGSEFEKKMKEKAEAAEQKARAKADDAHGKAKAAHDKLLAEKVAREKELAERAKQRADRDRERADREKEKADRERDRADAARHKAEADAKHKAEADAKHPADGRPNRERRIKDLESKVESLLKEIKSLKDED
- a CDS encoding protein kinase domain-containing protein, which gives rise to MGQERDLLFGVLAFQKGLIDADQLAATCAMDGAGLGTVADRLVGRECLTVEQRADLEREVDREVETCGGDPAATLAQSLDGRSLAVLGDVPGLAATLAAGATACHVPAAAGVAEGGRADANGNPYPMRYGSLGTQEEPESRDRYARSSLYAKGGMGQVWLAHDPSLGREIALKELRPDQSDNASVTSRFLAEARVTAQLEHPGIVPVYELGGGEVPYYTMRFIKGGTLSQATREYHKARAAGKADPLGLVKLLGAFVGVCHAIAYAHSRGFIHRDLKGQNVVLGDFGEVIVLDWGLAKKVGPDPLAAAPGRPEAAAPDEAPVVLPKPGTPTLADGPRNGHAGPNGQDHALTAAMLGDLTLPPDGDATHPPDGTVLQSGPGFHVLPGPVDVTQCGQILGTPAYMAPEQAEGRHEKTGRWTDVYGLGAILYEVLTGQPPFHAKTTSELLRKVRLDPPPPPRKIHAGVPPALEAVCLKAMAKDPAGRYGSATELAQEVQRYIADEPVDAYDEPWTRRAARWARKHRTAVAGAAGLLLTGTVALGISTVLIARERTEVVAKEKVARTAVNDMYVGFASNWLEDRLDPAQQETMEKALAFYENLTGQAAKDPAVRLEHGQAYQKMGEIHRKLGRFPEAEASFRKSLALLEPLAAAKDAGPDARRALAATRTRLGDLLFRDNRADEADTLFREAEGGMAPAVAAADPPADDRWTLARTLRSRGLLLRRKGDAKAARPALEKACSLLEQVAAALPKNPEARYDLAQASDYLGRVAYDLGDMAAYEKACRRAYTLLDELIAAAPTVPRYREAMSHACNDLGQVARAAGKPEECEVSWRRQLKEAERLAQDYPDRPEYRRLLAGGCSNLGGILAEQERFDEAGPILRRGIAENAALRKAFPDDREVSFDLGTCEYNLGYLQYHTGHPEEALATLDRARALEQALADREPATPRYPRLLAMISRCTGEALDALGRPGAEEAYRRSVGILEKLTAAHPDVIHFQIEYAQCLNRLADKQALARRNDDAEASFAKALAALDSAEAGGRGRAAGVALAARLEKAMTLSNRSVFRDDAGLPGAEASLRESIGIADKLAAEAPSPPHRQFLAIARNNLGEQLLKAGKPAEALDELKAAAGGLSALVAASPSSIKNRFYLGHVLDQQGQALARAGKPDEARRSLAEAVAQHKEVVKRTEGKLPEYRGELAASLGRLADASLAAGDYPAAIAAAADLARASAEPARGHLDAARLLARAAIQIQADGKLDAARKDELGRDCLGRTVVQLREALDLDPKLATSVESDPAIKDLLARPAFRTMFDSMIKIGLVR